One Carya illinoinensis cultivar Pawnee chromosome 5, C.illinoinensisPawnee_v1, whole genome shotgun sequence genomic window, ATCAAATATGAGTGCAGAATCATTGCCAAAAATGGAATTAACTGCTGAACCCCACAGTACTTCCATGGTGCTTGCTATACATGCATGGTCGGGTTATAAAGTGTTGTTAGTGCTGCAGCAGGgtgtcaaatcatgttaacggttcgtgttcgtgtcgtgtcaaaacatgtatattatactatataggtcaaccATAACCCAAATCGTTAAGCTTATcgtatcaaaatctcaaaccctaacacgacccattaacataacttGTCGTGTCAATCCGTTTTAACCCATTagcaaatattataaaataggttAACACAACACAATACAATccatttcaaactgtttatataaatgggttgaatatgcCCGAAATTAACTCATTTGACTTGATTAAGTTGAGcagaattttatataaatattaaaatcacaatatctgtaaaaataaaactaacttcaagtctaaaattacaatccatataataaaaatatcgaaattaaaattctaacaattttacttttaggtataagggtataattgtaattttaactttcttaacgtgtcataaaaAGTCAAAATGGATTGACCTGTTATCAACgtgttaagcaatcgtgtcttaacgggtcaacccattttgacccgaaccagttaagactaaaccctaacctgctattatcgtgtcgtattTGTATTGGATTAACGAGTTGTGAAACATATTGTCACCCCTAGTACTGCTTTAATGAATCAAGCTAGGATTTATTACTTTCATCTTGCACCATAACAAATCAACTAATGTtgctattgatatatattaaaacaatcGAACAGTAACTTTAAGGAGCTccactagcattttcctttcatttatcAAAGTTGTGATATAAAGTCTTCGACACGTGTTACACATATACATCTTGTTGCAGGAACTTTCAAGTTATAGTCCACATTAAATGTTGTAATAGTTTTTTAAATGTCATTTTCTTTAAGCGGCAGAATAGAGTGGTTAAAATATCATACGCAttgccctttttctttttggtgggGTGGGGGCGCGCCCAAGAGCTTGCAAAAAGCATATATGCTTtttccatattatatatatatatggcttgaAGATTGTGGAGCCACCAGTAGTCACATGGTTTGCACTgtaagagtaatgttaaatgTCGATTAAGTAGATACAATTAAACAACTGCAATTGAGCATATGCACATGCACGTACATCgaccaaaatatatatactagggtCTAGATTGTACTAAGGCATATTCAATGAAGAGCAAACCGATAACCCACATGAAACCGGGAGGTATCTGGCAGATAATTATTTCTATTCTAGTAAGagtgaaattaataatatatcaaGGCCAAGATCCAGACAGTTAACAATCTTTTGACACAGATATGTTACTCTTTAACACATTTGGAAGAAGGTTAAAATGGGAAGCTAATTACACAACTTCCAATTGTAAAAGCGTCATCATACAGAGAACCTCTATTCCTCAAAAACCTCTCGCTCATTTCAATGACCATGAATCATGAATGCTCAACATGCCATTAACAACACCATGAAAGATCTATTCTTGTTCTGTTGTGCAAGTatcaaacaattcaaaatttaaccAATTAATCTTCAATATCTATTTATAATCACCCTTTACAACATTGATCAGATGGTCAAATCTGAATTTAGACATAATCCATGCCTTTggaccgggggggggggggggggggggggggggggggaagtccCCCCCCCTAATTTTGCCTTTCGGTGGGAACAGAATATTTTTTCTTTCGAGTGATGAGTATCACCACAGCAAAGCAACTATCTTTTCTAAATATTTCTGCCACGAACCCATCGCGCTGAACCAGTCTTTGCTATGCCAGAATAGTAATCGCCCACATTTGCTACAAATAGTGGATCTCTATCTTCACTTTTAAAGTCATTAACACTACTACTACCACCTGTGGCATTTCCAGTATGCCCCTGTTCTGTTTGCTCCAACTCTTTTGTTAGATCCTCCATTGTCTTCTTTAAACTGGCTCTAGTCATCTGACCTGCCTCCCCAGTTGTGATTCCAACCATTGTAATCTTTGGAAGAAAAGGATTTGCCTGTAGATTTTGTTTCATGCATTCCTTCAACGAGTCTTCTGTTTGGCATGATTTTTTTGCCCACATATAACTAAACAAATCTCCAAAAGGTAACCTGAAATCAGGTTTGTAACCTCGGTTCACTTGAATATTATCTCTTAATGTAAGTTCTGAAGTGCCTTGGCGTTGATAATCTTTACTGTCATTTCCCATTTCAGAGTTGGCAAGACAGCTGACGGACTCTGATGCTCTCAGAACAGAAGCAGCACTCCTGCAACATAACAATCATATGTTGCTAAAAAAGACACAAGATGCAGAATCCAAACTCCCTAATGAAATGAGTCTAAAAGTTCCATAAATACTAATAATCGGTGTCTGAAGCTAAAGAATGAGAATAGAAGCACCTTTTCTCAAATGAGTCAACCATATAAGGAAACTTTGGTTGTATGCCTGTAGCTTTCCGCAACCACCTGTTACCGAGGATTACTTTGTCAACTGCATAAAGAAGCTGCATTTCAGCAGCCTTTGAAATAACACTCAAAGGTATTCCAGGATTGCCCATCTCATCCAGCAGTTCTTGAACCTGTAATAtgttttcaatcaagaaaaaaataacgtTCTCTAACTTTACGTCTTAGTGTTGTATGAGTGTGGCTGATTCATTGCTTTCCTCTTTCCTTTCACATCGTTACGCATTCATATGTGTAACTTCTATTCCAGAATTGGTTTGCTTCTGACAAGCATGTCTGGTGCATACACTATACAGAATCCAATACAAACTTACTGCATATTAAACACTAAAAAGTTCCCAAATCAAAAGAGCTCATGAACCCAAGAATCTCAACCCACCTTTCCATTATGTATTAATGCTGGGTTTTGACATTTGATCCAAAAGTAGGAACAGAACAATGGTTTTCATACCTCTGGAGGCTCCCACAAGTTATCACCCATCTCTTCAATTGCTTCTGCGGCCAAGTTGTCATCAATGACATCCCGCCGACGTTGCATGTGCCGAGTttgaattaaagaaaagaaatgttggTCTACAGATTCTTCAAGAATGTTATCAAGaacatttttatcaaaaaagtATGGAGTATACCTGATGAAAAAAACAGTAACAATGTAAGCATTaggcaataaaaaataaagttatataGAAAGGAAACTCAATGTCCGATAATTTGGATATTTGTGAAGAAATTAGGAAATAACAATCCAATAGGGAAGCTGGTCTTCAACTGGTATCTAGAAATGTTTTTTTCATACAAATCAAATATGGACAAGAGCAGAAGACAACAGCAAGAAGAATAAATCACCACTCCCATTTCCAACAAGAGAAGGCcaatatacctttttttttaccataagtaaaaatattttatatatcaaaagaaGTGACCAAGTACACTGAATGTATACAAAAAAACACCTAGCCCAAAATAAAGagcccctaatgacccaaaaaggcccatgaaaaacaacccaaaatacaCTAATCCCAAAACTACCCAAAAAATTACACTGAACCTcaaccccttgtttcccgtAGAACTAATACCCAAgcccaaccccaaccccttaTGTTTCCCGTCTTCACATTGGCCAATATACTTAAATAACAAAGGCCAAAGTTTGGGCAGAAAATAAAGATCTAATCCATCATAATAATAGGCCTATTTTCCAATTGCCATGTAAAGGAAAGATACCAACAGTTGATGCATATAAATAACGCTATTTTTCATTAAACCAATGAACAAGAAATATTCACCTCTCTGCATATTaaattcacaaaaatataaatatgcaaATGTGGCAGAACTTACCACTTAATCCCATCTGTAGTTGCGATCGCAATATCCACGTTTTGAGCACTAAAAACCGGAACGCCGTCAACCTTTTTGC contains:
- the LOC122311189 gene encoding uncharacterized protein LOC122311189, with product MAMAFPTDPVSNFLQSATSNILSLFTAHKSTSPSSSLTSPPHICLPLLLPSSNSPLDSTRPNSGLPSIKGGVPSSPDSGISSAFPSTVRVSGLNSSGRGGGPAFVGQVFSMCDLSGTGLMAVSTHFDIPFLSKRTPDWLKKIFATINKCERNGPVFRFFMDLGDAVAYVKRLNIPSGVVGACRLDLAYEHFKEKPHMFQFVPNEKQVKAANKLLKMIPQNGGSKKVDGVPVFSAQNVDIAIATTDGIKWYTPYFFDKNVLDNILEESVDQHFFSLIQTRHMQRRRDVIDDNLAAEAIEEMGDNLWEPPEVQELLDEMGNPGIPLSVISKAAEMQLLYAVDKVILGNRWLRKATGIQPKFPYMVDSFEKRSAASVLRASESVSCLANSEMGNDSKDYQRQGTSELTLRDNIQVNRGYKPDFRLPFGDLFSYMWAKKSCQTEDSLKECMKQNLQANPFLPKITMVGITTGEAGQMTRASLKKTMEDLTKELEQTEQGHTGNATGGSSSVNDFKSEDRDPLFVANVGDYYSGIAKTGSARWVRGRNI